From the genome of Rhododendron vialii isolate Sample 1 chromosome 10a, ASM3025357v1:
TCAATACATACTGACTATGGAACGGCATTTACAACCTCGTGCATTACTAACCTTGTGCATTACTGCAACCATCCTCGTGTACGGTTCAATCGTACTTAAAGAACTCACTTTGTTTAGTTTGGATTTTTGAAGTAAGGGTTTTGGAATAATGAATGAAAAGATagataaagaaatgaaaagtAATATTAGGAAGAAAACTTGTTGGAGACTGCGCTGAAAAAAAGGGTACACAATAGTTTCCCCGAATCCGAAGAGTTTAGATGAGAAGCAGAAATCTCAACTGCAAAAATATGCTTACCATCAGACCCGTTGTCTCTTATTTACAGCTTTTGGGAGGAACGACATGCTTAAGCACATGTACTTAGCAAGTTACAGGGTTCCAATTCACTTTTTGTAATAGTGAAGTAACAATGCTTAAGCTTAACCAACATACTATAATAGTGGTCAAGAATCCACCAAACTTAGCACCAACCGACTTTTCAATCCCAATCAAGATTAGTCGAGGAACAAGTGAGCTGACACAGACACCTgagttttcattaaaaaaataaaaaaaccccgGGCATTTTAATCTCGACCTCGCATAAAATGGAAAGAGAAGATGTTTTGCTGGAATTACAGAAAATTTATTTATAGTTTCGATCCCCTTTATGTAGTAGTCCATGCATGGGGAAGGAGATGGTAGCAATTCATTTTGTGATAAAAATGAAAGAGTAGTGTACAACTTTAGTGTTCTGGTTTCTTCACTGCAAAACCATTCTCCACCCATGCAACATAGCCCCCTCCCATATTCCGCACATGCTTGAAGTCCTGCAAGTGAGTCCCCATTCAAATACAAAGCTAAATTAGTCATTTTTATGGTGAAAGCAAAATTGTTGATCTCCTGCATTTCACGTGTACATGCTACAAGCAGGCTTTAATTATAATTCAGAAAACCTAATAGCCATTGCTGTTAAAAGAACAACCGAGAGGCGAGATCCAATGAGAATTGGCGCGTAGCTTCTGATGACATCGAAAAATAAAGTTGTAATAATGAAACGGACATGTGAGAATTTGGTCCAATACTAGCCGGTGGAACAAGAAAGATACTAATATGGATCTATATACAAAAGTATATTGAACGTACtagcatagttgtcaaatcgtgaatcgaaaaGGTCCGGTGgcgaatcgtgaatcgctccgattcggtcaaaatttttaaaatgcataaaaaatgtAGATTTCAAGTTTGAATCAACAAAAATATTGTTTCCAAAGATAAATAGATGATCACATGGTCTAAATAAGCAAGACACTTGCTTTTATTGCAAAAATGTGGGTTTGAAATCTGAGTTGGGAGTGGAAGTGAATAGAATATCATACATTTGGGAGTGGAGAATATAATAACATATAGTTGGAAGTGGGAGTGAACATAATATCATATATTTGGGAGTGGAGAATATAATAACATATAATTGGAAATGGGAGtgaatataatattatataagTTGGGAGTGGAGAATATAATAGTTGTAGCGGGGAATCTAATACGAGTAGCATATAGTGGAGAATATAATAGTCTAAATGATGGGAATGAGACAATATAAGgtcccgttccggaacgtaaaataagtacttattttttaagaaggcaatttcaagctcaaaaataatgtatttacgcaaGTAATTTTCCTgacaatatagatcttgtttaatagatctcatcaagatctttaatacagtgtgaaaaaaattaaaaaattatttttcatttacattatttttgagtttgaaaatgtgaaataaactgtttattttttaagaaggtttctggaacggggcctaagccTCATTAACTGTTTACTCTGCCTATTCGATGGCAAACAAATTCGGTGGAATAGATTATCGGTGGCTAAGCTCTTCCTAATCGACGGCCAACAGTTCGACGGTCGACGATGTCATGATGTCTTTTATTCTGTTAGAGATGCTGCATGAAGCTTTGTTCGAAGCTCGGTTCTTTGAGCTCTGTTCTTCCGGAACCCACAAGTATgtaaaacccaaatttttttggattacgACTGTGGAGAACCAAATTGATCCTCTTAAAATCTTTCTTAAAGGGTTTCGACCCTTCGTATGGCAGAAAAAACTATTACAAAACCTGATATTCAACTTTAATTTCATTTTCGGTGGCAAAAATTCGACCCCACCCGCCGGGCTCGAAAACAAACTGAATTGTACGATTCTAACGATTCACCGATTCTCGAATCGATTCGTCGATTCTGTCTACAATTCTCCCCCATTTACAATTCTTTGTATCGGTTCGAATCGATGATACCCTGAATCGAAccgaatcgtacgattcgaATCGCGAATCGTACGATTTCAACAACTATGCGTACTAGTATTTTTGATGACTCAAGGTGTTCGGACCACTTTATGTGCACTCCAACTAATTTTTGAGGGACCAATTAATTCCACCattcaacaaacaaacaaacaaaggaaCACCACCTAATGCGTTTGGTTCTTTACTCACCTTGATTACAGAGAGGTGAGGTCTTAAGTTCGAGTCCTCATGAAAGAGGCGCTCAACTCCCGTAGTAACCACTAACATCTAACTCCTAACATCCTATCGtttcggggaaaaaaaagaaggaaaaaaacatccaaaaacAGGGAGTTGATGAGAAGAAAACTTACAGCATTAAGAAGGTCAGTTGTTGCATATACCGACCTTACACCAGTTTGGCACCCCtttaaataattaaagagaaacaattaaaaacagaatgaaaataTTCGCATATCAGATGCCATAAATAAGTTTCCACTTTTTCATTAAAATACTACTCTCTCCGCTCATAAATGAGTAGAAATTCTACTGCGAAAAGACAtgcaatttttggataaaataatATAGTACTCTGTtgcataaatttttaaaatttcttgacACAAAATGAAAGATCTCAATTTCGTTATTTAATGTGGTGttgataaatttaaaaaattattcgcggaaatactttatttttaattgaaaaaagcACGTCTTTCCATACTAGACTTTCATTTAGAAACGGACATAGTATAAAGATAAAGCAACCCACGGAACCACAACATGATTCCACTAGCTagtggagtagtattttttttgttaccacTACTAGATGATCTTCCTTGTTGCAGACTGATAAAACTTGCTCCATAAATTTTGGATTCTTCACCCTTCCTGAAATGTTATTATGAGAAAAATTGAAATCGTGTTTCAATTATTTGGAAGAAGCTATTATACATCACAATGTTTTACTGTTTTATTTCACAATgtcttaccaaaaaaaaatttatttaccaaaaaacgAAAGATATAGACAAATTAAACACACAGTGACTCTGATTTTATATAGTTCCTTCAATAAAAACTAATCGAGCACGTG
Proteins encoded in this window:
- the LOC131304144 gene encoding thiosulfate sulfurtransferase 18-like; amino-acid sequence: MDSQTSSPVEVQTVDVQGAKELITSGHRYLDVRTEEEFKKGHVDVEGALNIPYMFNTPQGRVKNPKFMEQVLSVCNKEDHLVVGCQTGVRSVYATTDLLNADFKHVRNMGGGYVAWVENGFAVKKPEH